The following are encoded in a window of Paraburkholderia hospita genomic DNA:
- a CDS encoding ATP-binding domain-containing protein produces MARIVPDDWKSLAATGAASRERETLALLEEALPREYTVYHGVHWTRLHEGFSVFGEADFVIVSPAGRVMIVEQKTGFLRETPKGLVKVYMQTERNVAIALARTIEGLHRRFTAAFGAGTYFIEELLYCPDHIVKDAAISGVNPARIVDATRKDKLVSIIREALPEDEPRLPCASKIHHFLADELALAPDASALVGQAGTLVTRLAGGLATWARRLEFAPFRLRVIGTAGSGKTQLAVQVMKDAVARGARPLYVCFNRPLADHIARVAPPEAKVANYHQLCDEIVRDSGRAPDFQSSDVFEQLERAFADTPIDARFQYDVLIVDEGQDFQQPWVPALERLLKPGGAWWWLEDPLQNLYMRESVALPGWTVMRESTNYRSPRDILDYLRGVVGATVPLAAGLAAGSPFDGSEISLSTYDETQLPESCIDATKRAITQALALGFRKQDIAVLSFRGREGSVLWPLDHLGPHRLRSFTGKYDLFGNPAYREGDVLLDSIYRFKGQSAPCVILSEVDFDAFDERNARKLFVGATRATMKLIVVASQRAARHLQLGDTKEQAD; encoded by the coding sequence ATGGCCCGCATTGTCCCCGACGACTGGAAGAGTCTTGCCGCCACGGGCGCTGCCTCGCGCGAGCGCGAAACGCTGGCGCTGCTCGAAGAAGCGCTGCCGCGCGAGTACACGGTCTATCACGGCGTGCACTGGACACGGTTGCACGAAGGCTTTTCGGTGTTCGGCGAGGCGGACTTCGTGATCGTCAGTCCGGCGGGGCGGGTGATGATCGTCGAGCAGAAAACGGGCTTCCTGCGCGAGACGCCGAAAGGGCTGGTCAAGGTCTATATGCAGACCGAGCGCAACGTCGCGATTGCGCTCGCGCGCACGATCGAAGGGCTGCACCGGCGCTTCACGGCGGCGTTCGGCGCGGGCACGTATTTCATCGAAGAGCTGCTGTACTGCCCGGATCACATCGTCAAGGACGCGGCAATCTCAGGCGTGAACCCGGCGCGTATTGTCGATGCGACGCGCAAGGACAAGCTCGTCAGCATCATCCGCGAGGCGCTGCCCGAGGACGAGCCGCGTCTGCCGTGCGCGTCGAAGATTCACCATTTCCTCGCCGACGAACTGGCGCTCGCGCCCGACGCGAGCGCGCTGGTCGGCCAGGCGGGCACGCTCGTCACCCGGCTCGCGGGCGGTCTGGCCACATGGGCGCGGCGGCTAGAATTCGCGCCGTTCCGGCTGCGCGTGATCGGCACGGCGGGCTCCGGCAAGACGCAACTCGCGGTGCAGGTGATGAAAGACGCCGTCGCGCGTGGCGCGCGTCCGTTGTATGTGTGCTTCAACCGGCCGCTCGCGGATCACATTGCGCGCGTTGCGCCGCCCGAGGCGAAGGTCGCGAACTATCACCAGTTGTGCGACGAGATCGTGCGGGATAGCGGCCGCGCGCCGGATTTCCAGAGCAGCGACGTGTTCGAGCAACTCGAAAGGGCCTTCGCCGACACGCCGATCGACGCGCGCTTCCAGTACGACGTGCTGATCGTCGACGAAGGCCAGGACTTCCAGCAGCCGTGGGTGCCCGCGCTCGAGCGGCTGCTGAAGCCGGGCGGCGCATGGTGGTGGCTCGAAGATCCGCTGCAGAACCTGTATATGCGCGAGAGCGTCGCGCTGCCCGGCTGGACGGTGATGCGCGAATCGACCAACTATCGCAGCCCGCGCGACATCCTCGACTATCTGCGCGGCGTGGTCGGTGCAACGGTGCCGCTGGCGGCGGGCCTCGCGGCGGGCAGTCCGTTCGACGGCTCCGAAATTTCGCTGTCCACCTACGACGAAACCCAGCTGCCCGAAAGCTGCATCGACGCGACCAAGCGCGCGATCACCCAGGCGCTGGCGCTTGGCTTTCGCAAGCAGGACATCGCGGTGCTGTCGTTTCGCGGACGCGAAGGCTCGGTGCTGTGGCCGCTCGATCATCTCGGCCCGCACCGGCTGCGCAGCTTCACGGGCAAATACGATCTGTTCGGCAATCCCGCGTATCGGGAAGGCGATGTGCTGCTTGACTCCATCTACCGCTTCAAGGGTCAGTCGGCGCCGTGCGTGATCCTGAGCGAGGTGGATTTCGACGCGTTCGACGAGCGCAACGCGCGCAAGCTCTTCGTCGGCGCGACCCGCGCGACGATGAAGCTGATCGTCGTCGCGTCGCAGCGTGCGGCGCGGCATCTGCAACTTGGGGACACGAAGGAGCAGGCGGACTGA
- a CDS encoding glutathione S-transferase family protein translates to MITVWGRANSVNVQKILWVCDELVLPYNRIDAGLQFGRNDEPEYLAINPTGKVPTLVDGDYALWESNSILRYLVMQYGESSVLYPDEPKARASIDRWLDWSLSTLQPAERPVFWAIVRTPEAERDNAKLAADIDNVAKLWKILDAHLQGRFFIEGEKFTLADIVLGAYAKRWFGLPGVERASLPNLERWYQRLSTRSGFKLYVDFDLT, encoded by the coding sequence ATGATTACAGTCTGGGGACGCGCCAACTCGGTCAATGTGCAGAAGATCCTGTGGGTGTGCGACGAGCTGGTCTTGCCCTACAACCGCATCGACGCCGGCCTGCAGTTCGGCCGCAACGACGAACCCGAATACCTCGCGATAAACCCGACGGGCAAGGTGCCGACGCTCGTCGACGGCGACTACGCGCTGTGGGAATCGAACTCGATCCTGCGCTATCTCGTCATGCAGTACGGCGAATCGAGCGTACTCTACCCCGATGAACCGAAGGCGCGCGCCAGCATCGACCGCTGGCTCGACTGGTCGCTGTCCACGCTGCAGCCTGCCGAGCGTCCCGTGTTCTGGGCCATCGTGCGCACGCCCGAGGCCGAGCGCGACAACGCGAAGCTCGCCGCCGACATCGACAACGTCGCGAAGCTGTGGAAGATACTCGATGCGCACCTGCAAGGGCGCTTCTTCATCGAAGGCGAGAAGTTCACGCTGGCGGACATCGTGCTAGGCGCGTATGCGAAGCGCTGGTTCGGGCTGCCGGGCGTCGAGCGTGCGTCGCTGCCGAATCTCGAACGCTGGTATCAGCGGCTGTCGACCCGCTCCGGCTTCAAGCTATACGTCGACTTCGATCTGACCTGA